Proteins found in one Chlamydia pneumoniae TW-183 genomic segment:
- the sucC gene encoding ADP-forming succinate--CoA ligase subunit beta — protein sequence MHLHEYQAKDLLASYDVPIPPYWVVSSEEEGELLITKSGLDSAVVKVQVHAGGRGKHGGVIVAKSSAGILQAVAKLLGMHFTSNQTADGFLPVEKVLISPLVAIQREYYVAVIMDRKHRCPVLMLSKAGGMDIEEVAHSSPEQILTLPLTSYGHIYSYQLRQATKFMEWEGEVMHQGVQLIKKLAKCFYENDVSLLEINPLVLTLEGELLVLDSKITIDDNALYRHPNLEVLYDPSQENVRDVLAKQIGLSYIALSGNIGCIVNGAGLAMSTLDILKLHGGNAANFLDVGGGASQKQIQEAVSLVLSDESVKVLFINIFGGIMDCSVVASGLVAVMETRDQVVPTVIRLEGTNVELGKEIVQQSGIPCQFVSSMEEGARRAVELSM from the coding sequence ATGCATCTTCATGAGTACCAAGCTAAAGATCTCTTAGCTTCTTACGATGTGCCTATTCCCCCCTATTGGGTAGTGTCTTCAGAGGAAGAAGGGGAACTTCTTATCACAAAGTCGGGATTAGATTCCGCCGTGGTTAAAGTACAGGTTCATGCTGGAGGTCGAGGGAAACATGGTGGTGTCATTGTTGCAAAATCCTCAGCAGGCATTTTGCAAGCCGTAGCTAAGCTCTTAGGAATGCATTTTACTAGTAATCAAACTGCCGACGGATTTCTCCCCGTAGAGAAAGTCTTGATTTCACCACTTGTTGCTATACAAAGGGAATATTATGTCGCAGTGATTATGGATCGAAAACACCGATGCCCAGTTCTTATGCTTTCAAAAGCAGGAGGTATGGATATCGAAGAGGTCGCACACTCTTCCCCAGAACAGATCCTGACATTACCACTGACCTCTTATGGGCATATCTATAGTTATCAACTTCGTCAAGCCACTAAGTTCATGGAGTGGGAAGGAGAAGTGATGCACCAAGGTGTCCAATTGATCAAAAAGCTTGCGAAGTGCTTTTATGAAAATGATGTCTCTTTATTAGAGATCAATCCTTTGGTGTTGACTTTAGAGGGTGAGCTACTTGTCCTCGATTCTAAGATTACGATCGATGACAATGCCCTATACCGTCATCCCAACTTAGAAGTATTGTATGACCCCTCTCAAGAGAATGTTCGGGATGTCCTAGCAAAGCAAATCGGATTGTCCTACATCGCTCTAAGCGGAAATATCGGTTGCATTGTGAATGGCGCCGGACTTGCCATGAGTACCTTAGATATTTTAAAGCTCCATGGTGGGAATGCTGCGAATTTCTTAGATGTCGGAGGAGGGGCTTCTCAAAAGCAAATCCAAGAAGCTGTATCTTTAGTATTGTCCGATGAGAGCGTGAAAGTGCTTTTTATCAATATCTTCGGGGGGATTATGGACTGTTCTGTAGTTGCCTCCGGGCTCGTTGCAGTTATGGAAACAAGAGATCAAGTGGTTCCTACAGTCATTCGTCTCGAAGGAACAAATGTAGAATTGGGAAAAGAAATTGTTCAGCAATCTGGGATTCCTTGCCAATTTGTCTCTTCTATGGAAGAGGGCGCTAGACGCGCTGTAGAACTGAGTATGTAG
- the sucD gene encoding succinate--CoA ligase subunit alpha, with protein MFHSLSKNTPIITQGITGKAGSFHTEQCLAYGTNFVGGVTPGKGGTLWLDLPVYDSVLEAKQATGCRATMIFVPPPYAAEAILEAEEAGIELIVCITEGIPVRDMLEVARVMDNSTSQLIGPNCPGIIKPGECKIGIMPGYIHLPGNIGVVSRSGTLTYEAVWQLTQLKIGQSICVGIGGDPLNGTSFIDVLQALEEDPYTELILMIGEIGGSAEEEAAAWIQAHCTKPVVAFIAGVTAPKGKRMGHAGAIISGNSGDAKSKIQVLRESGVTVVESPAHIGKTVDAVLRAKEL; from the coding sequence ATGTTCCACTCACTAAGTAAAAATACTCCCATCATCACACAGGGAATTACAGGGAAAGCAGGTTCATTTCATACTGAGCAGTGCCTCGCCTACGGTACGAATTTCGTAGGGGGTGTGACTCCAGGCAAAGGGGGAACCCTTTGGCTAGACCTGCCAGTCTATGATTCTGTACTTGAGGCGAAGCAAGCTACAGGGTGTCGCGCGACCATGATTTTTGTTCCACCACCTTATGCCGCCGAGGCCATCCTAGAAGCCGAAGAGGCCGGAATCGAACTTATTGTTTGTATTACCGAAGGGATCCCTGTTCGAGATATGCTTGAAGTGGCTAGAGTTATGGACAACAGTACTTCACAGCTTATCGGCCCGAATTGTCCAGGAATTATCAAGCCTGGAGAATGTAAAATTGGAATTATGCCAGGATATATCCACCTGCCGGGAAATATTGGAGTGGTCTCTAGATCAGGAACTCTGACATACGAGGCTGTTTGGCAGCTCACTCAGCTCAAAATCGGCCAGAGTATTTGTGTAGGTATTGGGGGAGACCCCCTCAATGGAACCTCATTTATTGATGTCTTGCAGGCGCTGGAGGAGGATCCCTATACAGAACTGATTTTAATGATCGGGGAAATCGGCGGTAGTGCCGAAGAAGAGGCCGCGGCCTGGATCCAAGCACACTGCACAAAACCCGTGGTTGCTTTTATTGCTGGTGTTACAGCTCCAAAAGGGAAACGCATGGGGCATGCTGGGGCCATCATCTCTGGAAATTCTGGGGATGCCAAAAGTAAAATACAAGTTCTACGTGAATCTGGAGTTACTGTAGTTGAGTCTCCGGCCCATATCGGAAAAACTGTAGACGCTGTATTACGGGCAAAAGAACTCTAA
- a CDS encoding DUF648 domain-containing protein has translation MLVYCFDPSVPTSPEHRLMAALDRWFFLGGHRVRILTLEGNHYRAFQENMSISTVEKILKLISYLLIPIVLIALLIRCFLHSRFKCNWKCDSLSDARVPHDVQPFNDFQLFNNQERLNIWKNRRYVSGIDVLMVPVDYLRSQFPGFKEIPEAIRCENYVSDGQFSEESKTSYLRAMLTDIVGYILSLDETYWTNVILKIRAMCITFESFPGKEADPNYSPRVTHHYFDESWKALARHVLGEGNMVNRLDEALIRTEKPGKEGECITKQFLKDYCKKHLEVMSCPDFIESLVDEKIREFRCPSILNSAVCDVIDRKCQEHLLKAIINEANRRLPGMKNSSFTMRGNQVLFYTIFSPPKLPPAASSVYF, from the coding sequence ATGCTTGTCTATTGTTTTGATCCCTCGGTACCAACTTCACCAGAACACCGCCTGATGGCGGCATTAGACCGTTGGTTTTTCTTAGGAGGACATCGTGTAAGAATTCTCACGCTTGAGGGTAATCACTATCGGGCTTTTCAAGAAAATATGTCTATCTCAACAGTAGAGAAGATATTGAAACTAATTTCCTATCTACTCATCCCTATTGTCCTTATTGCTTTGCTAATCCGTTGTTTCTTACACTCTAGGTTTAAATGTAATTGGAAATGCGATTCTCTAAGTGACGCAAGAGTCCCCCACGACGTTCAACCTTTCAATGATTTCCAACTTTTCAATAATCAGGAGAGGCTAAATATATGGAAAAATCGGAGATATGTCTCTGGAATAGATGTGCTTATGGTGCCGGTCGATTATCTCAGATCTCAGTTTCCCGGTTTTAAGGAGATTCCAGAAGCTATCCGTTGCGAAAACTATGTAAGTGATGGTCAGTTTTCTGAAGAAAGTAAAACAAGCTATCTTAGAGCGATGCTGACCGACATTGTTGGGTATATCTTGTCATTAGATGAGACCTATTGGACGAATGTGATCCTCAAGATCCGTGCGATGTGCATCACCTTCGAAAGTTTCCCTGGAAAAGAAGCAGACCCTAACTATTCCCCTCGCGTAACTCACCACTATTTTGATGAATCTTGGAAGGCACTTGCGCGACATGTATTAGGAGAAGGTAACATGGTGAATAGACTAGATGAGGCGCTAATTCGTACAGAGAAGCCGGGCAAAGAAGGGGAATGTATTACGAAACAGTTTTTAAAAGATTACTGTAAAAAGCATCTCGAAGTTATGAGTTGTCCAGATTTCATTGAATCTCTGGTAGATGAAAAAATCCGAGAGTTTCGTTGTCCAAGTATTTTAAACTCAGCAGTATGTGATGTAATAGATCGCAAATGCCAAGAACATTTGTTAAAGGCAATAATAAACGAAGCAAACCGCAGGCTCCCTGGGATGAAAAATAGCTCATTCACTATGCGTGGTAACCAAGTTTTATTTTATACCATCTTTTCTCCACCAAAATTGCCACCTGCTGCGAGTTCCGTATATTTTTAA
- a CDS encoding DUF648 domain-containing protein gives MEVYSFSPSVRTSFQHRVMAALDNWFFLGGRRLKVVSLDSCNSGQACEEYVPISTTEKVLKILSYLLIPIVIIALLIRYLLHSNFTAKVSQKPWLKTLQLGIDIKSFILPGSHVNTMDSATLFKAIRLEGKRVDVEYHRLHSSDKVVFYIPAQKLPDDLRLTHWLPEKETRKTEYVRHMLAHVMGYLTSQGKERLQQVVQDSRSSTSLGAEKVLQYRFIDHPQSQGEFQRLLNENITTKGSEDKEVVQSDLFDMAFQCWWPQFISVIQSPTFSEELVHEMSQKLDLDCIYPEDDEFEQKFLNTLLKAVLHHGFEGISVASMGVIFLICPDSLALQIPFLRNQK, from the coding sequence ATGGAAGTTTATAGTTTTTCCCCTTCAGTAAGAACTTCGTTTCAGCACCGTGTAATGGCGGCACTAGATAATTGGTTTTTTCTAGGAGGGCGCCGTTTAAAAGTAGTTTCTCTAGATAGTTGTAACTCAGGGCAGGCTTGTGAAGAATACGTGCCTATTTCAACGACAGAAAAGGTCTTAAAGATACTCTCTTACCTACTCATACCGATTGTCATAATAGCTCTGTTAATTCGTTATCTTTTGCATAGCAATTTTACGGCAAAGGTATCACAGAAACCTTGGTTAAAGACCCTGCAGTTAGGAATTGATATAAAAAGCTTCATACTTCCCGGTTCTCATGTAAACACGATGGATTCAGCTACTTTGTTTAAAGCAATTCGTTTGGAAGGGAAGCGTGTTGATGTAGAATATCATAGGCTACATAGCAGCGATAAGGTGGTTTTTTATATCCCTGCTCAGAAACTTCCAGATGATCTGCGTTTGACTCATTGGCTTCCAGAAAAAGAAACAAGAAAGACTGAGTATGTGAGACATATGCTGGCCCATGTCATGGGTTATCTAACATCACAGGGTAAGGAACGGCTTCAACAGGTAGTGCAAGACTCTCGAAGCAGTACTTCCTTGGGGGCTGAAAAAGTCCTTCAATACAGATTCATTGATCATCCACAGAGTCAAGGAGAATTTCAACGTCTGCTTAATGAAAATATAACGACCAAAGGTTCCGAGGATAAGGAAGTTGTACAGAGTGATTTATTTGACATGGCTTTTCAGTGTTGGTGGCCACAGTTTATTTCAGTTATACAATCTCCGACCTTCAGTGAAGAATTAGTACACGAAATGAGTCAGAAACTTGATTTAGATTGTATATACCCAGAAGATGATGAATTTGAGCAGAAGTTCCTTAATACCCTTCTGAAAGCAGTCTTGCACCACGGTTTTGAAGGAATCAGTGTTGCGAGTATGGGTGTTATCTTCCTGATTTGTCCGGACTCTCTTGCATTACAGATTCCCTTCTTAAGGAATCAAAAATGA
- a CDS encoding DUF648 domain-containing protein, with protein MEVYSFHPAVRTSFQHRVMAALDAWFFLGGHRLKVVSLDSCNSGWAYQELVSISTTEKVLKLLSYLLVPIVIIALLIRCLLHSNFRIDVEKERWLKIRELGIDIESCKLPSSYVNQVSSFIWFEKDKSKRPRIDVDYHTLHSKDWVVFPIVFQKIPKTSRFSYWFSQKETRKRDYVRNMLDHVIGYLTSEGGEWLQYISKTSYQSATSLDPERVLQYCLTDNQELQGEVQRLLNEESATKSSGDKEVLLSHVSDIICQCWWPKFLEVIQSPAFIEELVEEVSGKLNLDFLCLEKANTLDQELRNSLLRAVVHHGSEGVDIKKVGAGLIIYTEAIQLQIPFSRS; from the coding sequence ATGGAAGTTTATAGTTTTCACCCTGCGGTAAGGACTTCGTTTCAGCACCGTGTAATGGCAGCACTAGATGCTTGGTTTTTTCTAGGAGGGCACCGTTTAAAAGTAGTTTCTCTAGATAGTTGTAACTCAGGTTGGGCGTATCAAGAACTTGTGTCTATTTCAACGACAGAAAAAGTCTTGAAACTACTCTCTTACCTACTCGTACCGATTGTCATAATAGCTCTGTTAATTCGTTGTCTTTTACATAGCAATTTTAGGATAGACGTAGAGAAGGAACGTTGGTTAAAAATAAGGGAGTTAGGAATTGATATAGAAAGCTGCAAACTCCCCAGTTCTTATGTAAACCAGGTTTCCTCGTTTATTTGGTTTGAAAAAGATAAATCCAAACGGCCACGTATTGATGTAGATTATCATACGCTACATAGCAAAGACTGGGTAGTTTTCCCTATCGTTTTTCAGAAAATTCCAAAGACCTCGCGTTTCAGTTATTGGTTCTCACAAAAAGAAACAAGGAAGAGGGATTATGTGAGAAATATGCTGGACCACGTCATTGGTTATCTAACGTCAGAAGGTGGGGAGTGGTTGCAGTATATATCGAAAACCTCTTATCAAAGCGCTACTTCCTTGGATCCTGAAAGAGTTCTTCAATATTGCTTAACTGATAACCAGGAGCTCCAGGGAGAAGTGCAACGTTTGCTTAATGAGGAGAGTGCGACCAAAAGCTCTGGGGATAAGGAAGTTTTGTTAAGTCATGTATCTGACATTATTTGCCAGTGTTGGTGGCCAAAGTTTCTTGAAGTTATACAATCTCCGGCCTTTATTGAAGAATTAGTAGAAGAAGTGAGTGGTAAACTTAATTTAGATTTTTTATGCCTAGAAAAGGCTAATACATTAGATCAGGAGTTGAGAAACAGTCTTCTAAGAGCAGTCGTACACCACGGTTCTGAAGGAGTTGATATTAAGAAAGTTGGTGCCGGCCTCATTATTTATACGGAAGCTATTCAATTACAGATTCCCTTCTCAAGGAGTTAA
- a CDS encoding serine protease HtrA yields the protein MITKQLRSWLAVLVGSGLLALPLSGQAVGKKESRVSELPQDVLLKEISGGFSKVATKATPAVVYIESFPKSQAVTHPSPGRRGPYENPFDYFNDEFFNRFFGLPSQREKPQSKEAVRGTGFLVSPDGYIVTNNHVVEDTGKIHVTLHDGQKYPATVIGLDPKTDLAVIKIKSQNLPYLSFGNSDHLKVGDWAIAIGNPFGLQATVTVGVISAKGRNQLHIADFEDFIQTDAAINPGNSGGPLLNIDGQVIGVNTAIVSGSGGYIGIGFAIPSLMANRIIDQLIRDGQVTRGFLGVTLQPIDAELAACYKLEKVYGALVTDVVKGSPADKAGLKQEDVIIAYNGKEVDSLSMFRNAVSLMNPDTRIVLKVVREGKVIEIPVTVSQAPKEDGMSALQRVGIRVQNLTPETAKKLGIAPETKGILIISVEPGSVAASSGIAPGQLILAVNRQKVSSIEDLNRTLKDSNNENILLMVSQGDVIRFIALKPEE from the coding sequence ATGATAACTAAGCAATTGCGTTCGTGGCTAGCTGTACTTGTTGGTTCAGGTCTGCTAGCTCTTCCTTTATCAGGGCAAGCTGTCGGGAAAAAAGAATCTCGAGTTTCCGAGCTGCCTCAAGACGTTCTTCTTAAAGAGATCTCGGGAGGGTTTTCTAAGGTCGCTACCAAGGCGACTCCCGCTGTTGTGTACATAGAAAGTTTCCCAAAGAGCCAGGCTGTAACACATCCTTCTCCTGGACGCCGTGGGCCTTATGAAAATCCTTTTGATTATTTTAATGATGAGTTTTTCAATCGTTTTTTTGGTCTACCTTCACAGAGGGAAAAACCTCAAAGTAAAGAGGCGGTTCGAGGAACAGGTTTCCTAGTATCTCCAGATGGCTATATTGTGACTAATAACCATGTTGTCGAAGATACAGGTAAGATTCACGTAACTCTTCATGATGGGCAAAAGTACCCAGCAACTGTAATCGGACTCGATCCTAAAACAGACCTTGCAGTCATTAAAATTAAATCCCAAAACCTCCCGTATCTTTCTTTTGGAAACTCCGACCACTTAAAAGTCGGAGATTGGGCAATTGCAATTGGAAATCCCTTCGGTCTTCAAGCTACGGTCACCGTAGGTGTCATCAGTGCTAAAGGAAGAAATCAACTCCACATTGCAGATTTTGAAGATTTTATTCAGACAGATGCTGCGATTAATCCAGGCAACTCTGGAGGCCCTCTTCTAAATATTGATGGACAGGTCATCGGTGTTAATACTGCCATTGTCAGTGGTAGTGGTGGCTATATTGGAATCGGGTTTGCGATTCCTAGCCTTATGGCAAATAGAATCATAGATCAGCTGATTCGTGATGGTCAAGTTACCCGAGGATTCTTAGGAGTGACTTTACAACCTATAGATGCGGAACTCGCTGCTTGCTACAAACTCGAAAAGGTTTATGGCGCTTTAGTCACAGATGTTGTTAAAGGATCTCCAGCAGATAAAGCAGGGCTAAAACAAGAAGATGTGATCATTGCTTATAATGGGAAAGAAGTCGATTCACTGAGTATGTTCCGTAATGCTGTTTCTTTAATGAATCCAGATACACGTATTGTTCTAAAGGTAGTTCGTGAAGGAAAGGTTATCGAAATACCCGTGACAGTTTCTCAAGCTCCAAAAGAAGATGGAATGTCGGCTTTACAGCGTGTGGGAATCCGTGTGCAAAACCTAACTCCTGAAACTGCTAAGAAGCTGGGAATTGCTCCAGAGACTAAAGGCATTTTGATTATAAGTGTTGAACCAGGGTCTGTAGCAGCTTCTTCAGGAATTGCTCCTGGTCAGCTGATCCTTGCTGTGAATAGACAAAAAGTATCTTCGATTGAAGATCTGAATAGAACGTTAAAAGATTCTAACAATGAGAATATTCTTCTTATGGTTTCTCAAGGAGATGTTATTCGCTTCATTGCCCTGAAACCTGAAGAATAA